The Anabaena sp. PCC 7108 region TAGGGTATGTAATTTTTATTTTGGATCATGATGCTATCACCAACTTTGTGCCGCCAACTTACTTAGAAAAAATTTGTATTATTATCAATGAAGCTGATAACTTAGCCCAAGATCGAGCTTCAGAAGTAGCACAATACAATAACAAAACTGAACATATTTTGGCGTTGCTAGATGGGACTTTGTACCAGAGTGTTATTGACGAATCTGGAGTGCAGATCAAACAGCGGTTGGTGGTATTGATGACTTGTAACACCACGGAAAGATTAGATCCAGCTATGTTACGTAAAGGCAGAGTAGATTTGATGTGTGAGTTTACTGAGCGTTTTGTTTAAAAAATCAGTTATCAGTAATTGTGATGATTTACACTCGCATTAGCCTGAATAGGAAAATAAATTTTCTCAATTTAATCTAAATTGAAATATTATGAATCCACAATCTCCCTTGCAGTTGACTAAAGGAGCAATTCTGCGTTTAAGCCTGTTATTTTTGGCAATGCTTGGGTTTGTTTTGTGGTTAAATCAGTCTGGTTCACTGGAAAATGCCCAACTTTTGGAAACCCTTTACCGTCAAGGAAATTATATTGAGGCAGTATTATGGGGTTTATTTGCCTTGGGATTTATAGTATATAGCTACAAACGAGATTGCCTCATTGCTAAACGCAAAAATAAAATTACTGCGGTGATTTTTCTGTTGTTCGGGTTATCTGATATTGTCGAAGTTCAAACTGGAGGATGGTGGAAACCTTGGTGGTTGTTCCTCTGGAAAGCAAGTTGTGTGTTAGGCTTTATGGTTTGCTTTTGGGATTATTTGAAAACTCATCGTTCGCAAAGATGATTATAACCCCACCCCCGCAAGCGATGAGGGGGCTATGATGTGCCTGATGTGATTAGGAAACGCCATATATAGCAATTACCATTCAAATGAGGTACAAGCTGTAATAATTAAACGCAGATGGACGCAGATAAACGCAGATGATTTTGTACTTCACCAGACTAGAAAACGCTATATCAACTTCAAGTATTAGTTAATAATTATGGAAAATGAGTAATTCACGGTTAGTGAAAATCAGCAAATTTCTGAGTAAATATTTACGTCATCAACCTGAAGAAATAGGAATTAAATTAGTTACTGGTGGTTGGGTTTCTGTAGATGAATTGCTAACTGCTTGTGCTAAAAACAAATTTCCCATTACCCGGCAAGAATTACAGGAGGTAGTGGCCACAAATGATAAAAAACGCTTTTCCTTTGATTCTACCCATACTTTCATTCGTGCTAATCAAGGACACAGTATAGAAATTGATTTACAGTTAGAACCTGCTGTTCCCCCAGATGTGCTTTATCACGGTACAGGAAACAAATCTGTAGATGGAATTATGCAAACGGGAATTGGCAAAATGTCACGCCATCATGTGCATTTATCATCAGATATCTCTACAGCTAAAATAGTGGGTGCAAGGCATGGTAGACCCGTGATTTTTGCTGTAGATGCTGGTAAGATGTATGCAGCAGGTTACATTTTTTATTGTTCAGATAATGCTGTTTGGTTAGTGGATCATGTACCACTTGAATATTTACAGCTATTTTTAGGTAAATGAATCACATAGCAGAAATTAAAACAAACCCTCTCCTTAAGAAGAAGAGGGATTTGATTTAGGACGTTCTTGAGATTTTATGTAATGTCCACAATCGCCCTAGAGTGTCACAATTTATCCAGAAAAATCACAACTTAAGCAATCATCTTGGCTTTTGACCAAACACCATTCTCATCTTCATCAAATTGTTCACGAACAGCACTCCAGGCCGATTGTTCAGCTGTAAGCTCGTCATTTGTTTCATTAAGTACGACGTTATAGCGCTCAATAAATACTCCTTGGGCTTCTCTGGAAAGATGAGTGCGAACTTCAGGCGCTAAATCCTCTGGGCTGTTACATCGGCCAGGACAAGGATGATCCAGGGCTTGATCAATTGTGTGAATTTCTTCACCGCGAGCGCTTTCAAATAGTAATTGAAATTCGCCTGTGCGATCGCTCGGAATTTCCGCCATCAATAAGAATTCCCCAGCTTCTAAGCGGGTTTGATAAACAGTAGCTTTATCTTCAGGCATCCCCAAAGTAGTGAGAACTGATACCAAACCAGCACCAGCACTACCTGCGATCGCACCACTAGCAGCCCCCAACAACACTGCACCAATTGGTCCTGCTGCTACAACCGGTCCCACAAAGGGAATAAACAAGACACCGACACCCGTTAACAAGCTCAGGAAAGAACCAAACAAAGAACCAAAAATTGCTCCTGTTTTCAAACCTCCCAGAATCACATCTTTCTTAGTCAGAAAACCAGAAATTCTTGTTTCTGACTGGAAATTTCTGCCCATCACCGAAATATAATCCTTGGGGATACCTCTATCTAGTAAACGGCGAATGACATCATCAACTTGCTTTTGTTCTTTAAATACAGCTGAGATAGTACGTTCTGCTTGATATTCTTCTGGCATTTATATACTCCTTAATCTTTTGGTATTTATAACTTTCAACTAAGTGAATAATCAAAAAATTGTAGAGAGGTCTAAAGACCTTTCTTTTACTTACACACCCACTGGAGTTTTAGTTTCTGTTGCTTGCTGTTTACCATCGGGTTGCAGTGCTTCTCCTTCAATAAATGAGCGTAACATCCAAGCCATTTGCTCATGTTTTTCCATTAAATTAGTTAAAAAATCAGCAGTTCCCTGATCATGAAATTCTTCGCTACACTGATCCACATGATCTCTAACATTGCGAATAATCTGCTCATGATCTTTGACTAATCGAGCTACCATTCCTGTCGCTAAGGGAATTTTACCCGCGTGTTCTTTAAGAGTAGCAACCTTAAGAAATCCCTCCATTGTTCCCAGGGGATAACAACCTAAAGCCCGAATTCTTTCAGCCAATTCATCAATATTTACAGTCAGTGCATTATAGTGTTCTTCCCAAAGTTGATGGAGAGTGCGGAACTGAGGACCAACAACATCCCAATGGTACTTTTTAGTTTTTACTAGAAGTACATAAGAATCTGCTAAATCTTGATTCAGCAAATTTATGACACCGTGACGCTGTTCCTCTGTTAAACCGATATTTATTTTATTCATTGGTCTTCCTTCCCTAGCTTTACTTACTGATATATATATTATTAAGTTCACAATATAGATATAATCCACATCACTCTAAAGGAATAAAATAAAAATTAACTATTCATCCTTGCTTGATAATTTTTGAATTTTTTAATTAATGACTATCAATTATCTATAAATTTATTTAAAACTAGATATAGCAACAGACAAGGCGGTTAGGACATCTACCAATGCTAAAACTTAGACACCAAAAGAGTTTTAGCACTGTCACCTGTCACCTGTTAAGAGTCACCTGCCATAACACAAAATAGAGGATCAATTTATAATACCTACATTACTCATTGATCCTGCACAAAATGTATGAATTATTATGAATAATTGTCACTAATCCTTGCCTGTAACTTTTTCCAAAAAGCCTTTTACTTCCTGTTCTACTGAAGTTGCATTCTGGGAATTTGCGGGAGTCTTCATTTTATCAATATCAGCATCTCCCTGAACTTCGTTAAGTCCTCTTTTTGTTTTTTCTTGCGTTTCTTTCAGTCCTATTGGTGGAGCTTTAGCCGCTTCATCAGTTTGGCGTTGAGTTTCCAGTAATTGTGTCGTACCTTCTGTTGGCTCACTTTGATAACTACTGATAGCGAAAGCCGGAAAAGTAGTAAATAAAAATATGAAGGCACAGGCAAAAGCCACAATTAAAAATCTAGAAGCTGAATCAAATCTAGATATAGCAAAATCAAGAATCTTCATTTGATATTTTTCACTCTATTCTGTCATTCAATGATAGTGAGGTTCAACATTGATTAAATCAATCTTCAGAGAGAATTTGCTCTAATTTTGAATTAAATAAAATTATATAAAATCACTCTTTAGATATAAAAAAAGACTGATAGCTCACATTTTGCACCATGCTCCTCGCTGCAAAATCATGGTTTATAACTGTGATTATTTCCTTTTAAATGGCATTGCCTAGACAATATGTCGGTTATTAGTGCATACCTCTATATCTTGTTGACAGCATCACGAAAACTACAATGATAAAAGCTGTAATAAATATCCCCTGAGATAGATTGCAAATTTAAGAACTCTACCCAATTTTCTAACAATTCTTCAATTTCATATTCATCTGTATCCAGTATTTCCGCGATAGCAGCAACAGAAATAGGTTGTGTTTGCTGTGCTAAAACTTTCAACACCGCTAGGGGGAAATCTTCACCTGTAGAGGGTAGCATTTTTTGTAAATGCTGTTGGTAATAAGATTCTAACCCAGGTGCTAGAGAGGTTTCTAACTGCGAAAGTCCGGTATAGAAACCATCAGCAATAGCAACTAAAACTTGACTCACGTACATAAAATTATTTTCGCTGCGGTTGGTTAAATTAGAAATAAATTCTGCTTCATTTATTTGGTGAGTATTTAACCAAGATTTGATTGACCTCTCCCCCAACCCCTCTCCTAAAAGGAAAGGGGAGTTAGATAATTCTTGTAATTCTTGTTCCCCCATTCCCTGGTAGGGAAGGGGGGTGAGGGGGGTTAGGTTTCTCTGAATATAATTTTGAATATCTTGTTTATTTTCCTGTGGATAATCTGCTAAATGCAAACTTTGCACCGGTGCTTCAATTAATAAACCAGAATTACTCAATAAAAACGGACGACGGGAAAGGAGAAAATACACCCCTTGGGGAACGTAACGAGGAAGATAAAAAATATTTGTTCCTGGTGGTTGTAAATTGCGGTTGATGCAGTTTAACCCGTCAATGGCAATAATTAATTTTTGATTTGCTTGTAATAAACTTTCGCTAATTTGTTGCAGCAACAACGATAAAAACCAACTTCCTTCTGTAGCATTATCCGGTAAATTTGGCAGTGATAAATTTTGAAACTTGGCGATAATTTGACAACATATATATATTAAAAATTCTTCAGCGTGATTTTTCCCCTCTAATTCCGCGTTGTAATAAATTACCTGGCAATTTTCTGGAGGATTATCTTTCACATATTTAGCAATTATAGCACTTTTACCGCTACCCGGTGCGCCGATAATAGTGAAATAACCCCGGTTATAGCGGTTAAGAAAATTATTAATAGCAGTGACAACAAAATCACGACCGATAAAATTCGCGCTTTTGGTATTAATAACTGCCGTGAATTGTTGCTGAGTATCCAGGTAATTATTAACCGTTGGTGGTCTGGGTGTGGAGTTCATAAATTCACTCTCCCGCATTTTCCAACTTTAAAAAATGCAACCTACCTGACCTGTCACCCGCGACAATTGTTAAATCATTTGGTGTAACCCCACAGGAATGAAAGTCAGCGTCGCCTATAAAAGTAGCTATTTCCTCCCCTGTCTCTAAATTCCGCACCTTGACAGTTTTGTCTCTTGAACCAGAAATCAACCGTTTAGAGTCTGCTGTCACTGCGACTGCGTTTACCCAATCACTATGACCTGAGAGGGTGCGGAGTAACCTTCCTCCTGCTTGGGTGAGACTGGGGGTGAGGGGACGCAACCAAGGGCGAGTTTGAGTTTGTGATATTTGTTGTAATAGTTGTTGAATTTCTGGGGTGTGGATAGCTTGTAACCTTCCCCATAATTGACTGGGTAATTGTTGTTTATGCTGGGTGACGATGTGTGCAGACAGTCGCAAAGCACTTTGAATATATTTTAATGTTTTGGTTTGGGTATCACCTAATAAATCATAATCTTCTATTAATGCTTGGATGCCAAAGTCAGGATGATTGATTTTGGCGGATATGAATTGATAATCTGTGAGGATTTGGTAATATTTGGTTAAGTTGCCAGAGTTTACCAAGTTATAAGGATATCTACCCAGATAAGCTTTTTGGGAATAGGATTTTTTTGAGGATGATTTTTTATTAAATTGCTGCATCTTCATCCCTGCTCCCGTTGCCAATAATCAACAATACGCTGATTTACTTCTGTAAATAACTTGCGGGTTGCTTTGAGTTCTCTTTTGGTTTTTAAGAAATCCAAGAAACTAGCATGATAGATACTATAACAAATATCTCCATCTATATTTGATTTTCTTAAATATTCAATCCATTCATCTAAAACATTCTGCACATCACATTCATCTTGATTGAGAATATCAAAAATCATCTCACAGGGAATTGGTGTAGCAATTTCCAATAAAGTAAACAGAATCATTACCTTCATTTCTTTAGATGAATCATTCATTTTCATCCTACCCCAATGGGTTTGATAATAGTTCTGTAACCCTTGTGGTAATTGGGTTAAATTCAAATCATTATATTTACCTTCTGCTATTGTTGGTAAGACATAGCGAAGATACATAAAATTATTTTCGCTCTTGTCTGCTAATTCTTTGATAAAAGCATCATGTTTAATATTTTTGCTGGTAATCCAATTTTGTAAACCGTTTTTATGTTCTGGGTAATTTTCTAAATAAAAGCGAATATATTCTTGAATGTCTTTTGCATTTTCTGAATTATACTTTTTATCAGTTAAATCTAAATATTCTTTTTTCAATCCTTCAGTATAGAGTCGTTCTTTAGTTGGTTCATAGCGTCGTCGTGTCAGCAAAAAGTAAACATTATCTGGTAGGGTTTTGGGTAAATATAAAATATTTTCTGCTCCTGGTTCTTGGTTGACTTCATCCAGTGCATCAACAACAATAATTAATTTTTCATTATTGCTGAGTTTTCCCGTAACTTTTACCAGTAATGTTGATAAATCAGCATTTTCAATATTTGTGATTTGATAGCGGTTAATTAGTTGTTTACGAATGCTTTCCAGGAATAATTCGGGACGGTTACGACCATCTACTAAGACGTTAAAATAACAAATTGCGTTATTTTCAGAAACGTATTTTGCAGCGATGGTACTTTTACCCATTCCCGCATCACCGATAATTGTAAAATAGCCTTTTTTATTGGTGTTGGAGAAGTTTTGAAATGCTGCAAATACAAATCCGCGACCGCAGAAGTATTGTATTTTTTCGCTGAAGGGGGGACAAAATCAACTAAAAGACTGACTGTATAAGGTTCATAGCTCTTAGACCTTGTTGATAATACTTGCGCTTATTAGGATTAAGTCTCATTAATTGGGCTAGTAAAGGTTGACAATTATCCATAAAACTGATCCAAGTATAACCATATAGACCAATATAAAAACTGCTATGTCGTCTGGTACTACGGCTGTTTTCTTTAACTCTTCCGACATATTCTTGTACTCCCTTGCGTTTAATTTGTTGTCCCTGAATTGTGGCTGATGTGTAGGCAATAGCTATTAATAAAATTAGTGAAATCAACCGTTCTCCCGTGACTTTCGTATCTTCTAAATTATAACCTCCTGTTTTAAAATCTCTAAACATTTCCTCAATATCAAAGCGTTGTTTATAAGCTGTAATAGCTGCTCCTAACTCTGGTAAATCTGTGAGAATAAACCATCCTTCTTTTGGTGCTATACCCTGGAGTTTCCTTTTCCATTTACAGGCTAAATTAAAATATCCAAAACCTCTAAGTTTCGTAACTTTAACTCCCGGCAAAAATAACGATAATCCCGGTGCTAATCCCAAATCTTTCAACTCTAACCAAATATCTGATTCTTTTTTGACAAATTCATTCTTTCTTAACCTTAAACAAAAGCTTAAACCTTGCTGCTTCAACCAGTTCGCTAATTTGACAGAACAGAATTCTCTATCTCCTAATACACATATTTTATATTTTTTTACTATCGCTAAAATCTCGGTCAACGCTTCTGTTTGTTGTTTGAGATTGCTATTTCCTTTTTGCTTCAATAATTCAAAATATATCGGTATTGCTCGTTTCTCCCACACCATGCTGATCATTAATAAATTTATACATGACCATTTAGTCCGGTCTATTACTAGATATATTGTTTCTTTCTCTTGAAGGTATGTCTCTAACCAGACTTCAATTATGGGTAACCATATCTTCTTTATTGTTAATTTTGGCAATGATAAAAATCTTTGTATTTTTCTGCGTCTACTTTCAAATTTTATGGGTATTGGTAAGGCATTCGCTAAACTTTCTAGACTTACCTGTTTAATTGACTGTAAAATCTGAAGCAGGATTTTTAACAATAGGTATTCTGCTAGACTTAATTGACTTCTGAGATGGTTTTGATAGAATGTTGGTATCATTTTCATTAGATAGGTCTTATTGACAATACTTGACCTATCTTTTTTTACCATAAATCGTCACATTCTTTACATTGCCTTACTTTCAGCCTTGTTTGTCTCCCCTTCAGATCAAGACCACTATATTTATTTCCAGATTTCTTTAAAGATAAAGCTGTAGAACATCTAATAGGAGATGGGATAAAAGCAGAAGATTTAAACGACGATAAAATAGGTAGAGTCATGGATAAACTCTATAAATATGGATTAACTAAACTATTCTTAATCATTGCCTTAGAAGTAGTAAAGAAATATGGAATAGACACAAAATATTCCCATTTAGACTCAAGCTCATTACATTTACACGGGGAATATAAGAATTGCCTAAATAATCTAGAGAAAGAACTAGGAATAAATAGAGAACATCCAATTATAATCACACAAGGATATTCGCGTGACCATCGTCCAGACTTAAAACAATGTATATTAGATTTAATAGTAAGTAGTGATGGGGATATACCATTATTTTTTAGAGGAGCATCAGGAAACGAATCAGATAAAGCAGTATTCGCTCACATCTTAGTAGAATATTCTAAACAAATAGATTTTGAAAGTATCATGGTGGCGGACAGTGCATTATATAGCGAAAGTAATTTAACATTAATGTCAAACATGAAATGGATAAGTCGAGTACCATTATCCATTAAAAAAGCAAGAAATTTAGTGAAAGCCTCCATCAATAATGACATGAAAGCCTGTAAAATACAGGGTTATAGTTATCTGGAAGAGAAAGTATCTTATGGAGGAATAGAGCAAAGATGGTTATTAGTAGAAAGTGTAGAGAGAAAAAAAGCAGACTTAAATAAACTAGACAAAAAAATCCAA contains the following coding sequences:
- a CDS encoding RNA 2'-phosphotransferase — protein: MSNSRLVKISKFLSKYLRHQPEEIGIKLVTGGWVSVDELLTACAKNKFPITRQELQEVVATNDKKRFSFDSTHTFIRANQGHSIEIDLQLEPAVPPDVLYHGTGNKSVDGIMQTGIGKMSRHHVHLSSDISTAKIVGARHGRPVIFAVDAGKMYAAGYIFYCSDNAVWLVDHVPLEYLQLFLGK
- a CDS encoding ChaB family protein, whose protein sequence is MPEEYQAERTISAVFKEQKQVDDVIRRLLDRGIPKDYISVMGRNFQSETRISGFLTKKDVILGGLKTGAIFGSLFGSFLSLLTGVGVLFIPFVGPVVAAGPIGAVLLGAASGAIAGSAGAGLVSVLTTLGMPEDKATVYQTRLEAGEFLLMAEIPSDRTGEFQLLFESARGEEIHTIDQALDHPCPGRCNSPEDLAPEVRTHLSREAQGVFIERYNVVLNETNDELTAEQSAWSAVREQFDEDENGVWSKAKMIA
- a CDS encoding Dps family protein, producing the protein MNKINIGLTEEQRHGVINLLNQDLADSYVLLVKTKKYHWDVVGPQFRTLHQLWEEHYNALTVNIDELAERIRALGCYPLGTMEGFLKVATLKEHAGKIPLATGMVARLVKDHEQIIRNVRDHVDQCSEEFHDQGTADFLTNLMEKHEQMAWMLRSFIEGEALQPDGKQQATETKTPVGV
- a CDS encoding ATP-binding protein; this encodes MNSTPRPPTVNNYLDTQQQFTAVINTKSANFIGRDFVVTAINNFLNRYNRGYFTIIGAPGSGKSAIIAKYVKDNPPENCQVIYYNAELEGKNHAEEFLIYICCQIIAKFQNLSLPNLPDNATEGSWFLSLLLQQISESLLQANQKLIIAIDGLNCINRNLQPPGTNIFYLPRYVPQGVYFLLSRRPFLLSNSGLLIEAPVQSLHLADYPQENKQDIQNYIQRNLTPLTPLPYQGMGEQELQELSNSPFLLGEGLGERSIKSWLNTHQINEAEFISNLTNRSENNFMYVSQVLVAIADGFYTGLSQLETSLAPGLESYYQQHLQKMLPSTGEDFPLAVLKVLAQQTQPISVAAIAEILDTDEYEIEELLENWVEFLNLQSISGDIYYSFYHCSFRDAVNKI
- a CDS encoding WD40 repeat domain-containing protein, whose product is MQQFNKKSSSKKSYSQKAYLGRYPYNLVNSGNLTKYYQILTDYQFISAKINHPDFGIQALIEDYDLLGDTQTKTLKYIQSALRLSAHIVTQHKQQLPSQLWGRLQAIHTPEIQQLLQQISQTQTRPWLRPLTPSLTQAGGRLLRTLSGHSDWVNAVAVTADSKRLISGSRDKTVKVRNLETGEEIATFIGDADFHSCGVTPNDLTIVAGDRSGRLHFLKLENAGE
- a CDS encoding IS4 family transposase, which gives rise to MIPTFYQNHLRSQLSLAEYLLLKILLQILQSIKQVSLESLANALPIPIKFESRRRKIQRFLSLPKLTIKKIWLPIIEVWLETYLQEKETIYLVIDRTKWSCINLLMISMVWEKRAIPIYFELLKQKGNSNLKQQTEALTEILAIVKKYKICVLGDREFCSVKLANWLKQQGLSFCLRLRKNEFVKKESDIWLELKDLGLAPGLSLFLPGVKVTKLRGFGYFNLACKWKRKLQGIAPKEGWFILTDLPELGAAITAYKQRFDIEEMFRDFKTGGYNLEDTKVTGERLISLILLIAIAYTSATIQGQQIKRKGVQEYVGRVKENSRSTRRHSSFYIGLYGYTWISFMDNCQPLLAQLMRLNPNKRKYYQQGLRAMNLIQSVF
- a CDS encoding IS1634 family transposase produces the protein MFFYHKSSHSLHCLTFSLVCLPFRSRPLYLFPDFFKDKAVEHLIGDGIKAEDLNDDKIGRVMDKLYKYGLTKLFLIIALEVVKKYGIDTKYSHLDSSSLHLHGEYKNCLNNLEKELGINREHPIIITQGYSRDHRPDLKQCILDLIVSSDGDIPLFFRGASGNESDKAVFAHILVEYSKQIDFESIMVADSALYSESNLTLMSNMKWISRVPLSIKKARNLVKASINNDMKACKIQGYSYLEEKVSYGGIEQRWLLVESVERKKADLNKLDKKIQEELLKANKLVDKLEQEEFADKSLAELKIKEITTKLKYHQICEREITETNKGKTTVYRVKCKLRENQELITQQQNSCGRFILATNILDTIELESEEILKIYKEQQSTERGFRFIKDPLFFADSLFVKNPERVETMMMLMALCLLVYNLGQKQLRMSLKAQKATVKNQLNKPTESPTLRWIFQCFQGIHLLMIQGFQRILNLTESHHHILQFLPTACQKYYLLS